The DNA sequence AGGCCTGCACTGGCATCTGATCAGCGTCGATGACCGCGTCTTCGAATCCGATTTCGTGGCCGAGGAAGCCAGTAGTTCACCGGCAGACCTGTCTGCGCCCGCCCGGCCGAGCGCCCCGGCACCGGCGCCGGCGTCCGGGCAGCGCCGGGTGCTTGTGGTCGAAGACGAAGCCATCATCGCCATCGACATGGCCGCCGCCCTCGAAGATGCCGGCTTCAGCGTCATCGGCCCGGTGGGCTCAGTGTTCGAGGCCATGCAGCTGCTCGACGAGAAACCCTGCGATTGCGCGGTGCTGGACATCAATCTGGCCGGCGAAACCTCGGCTCCGGTGGCCAGCCGCCTGCTTGCAGACGGCATTCCCTTCGTCACGGTTTCGGGCAACACTCCGGAATCCACCGGCGACGAATTCAGCCAGAGCCCGTTCCTGTCCAAGCCGATCATCACCAGCAAGCTTCTGGCAAAGCTTGACCAGCTCGTGCCGGCGCCTGCGGCATCGGTCAGCTGACCGGCGGATCGATCGGGGATTTCAGCAGCGGGACCCGGATGGTGACCTGTACCCCGTCCGGCCCGAACTCGCGCTTCATCGTCAGTTTTGGGAACATGTCGAACAGCATCGTGCCGAACCCCTTGCGTTCAGGCTCAGGCACTACACCCACTCCACTCTCGGTCCAGACCGCCGTCAACACCTGATCCGAGACCTCCCATTTCACCGTCACATGCCCGTTCGGATACCGGAACGCACCATATTTGCGGGCGTTCGCTGCCAGTTCGTGAATGATCATCGCCGCGTCCTTGCTGGCTTTCACTGTCAGGATCACGCTCCTGCCTTCCAGCGTGTAGCGATGCCGGCTCCGGCGGGTGACGGCGTCCAGCTCATCCTGCATCACCTGTCGCAGGTCCAGGCCGCGCCAGTCATTCTCGGTCAGCTTCGTATAGACCCGGCTCATGGAAGCCAGCCGGTCGTTGAAGTCGTGAATGAAGGTCTTCGTGTCCTCCGCCACCGCACCGGAAATGCGGGAGGTTGCCATGATCACCGCGAACATGTTGCGAATCCGGTGCGCCAGTTCGCTTTCCATGAATTCGTTCTGGCGCTTCAGTTCCATCTGCGCCGTAATATCTTCCGCCCGCTGGATCATGTGGGTGACCCTGCCGGTCTCGTCACACAGCGGGTCCTGAATGGTCTGCCAGACGCGGGTGGAGATGCTGCCGTCCGGCATTTTCAGCTCATAGGGCTGGGCGTCGAGACGAGTCTGCTCGCCGGCAAATACCCTGCGGAACTTGGCTTCCACCGGATCCCTGCGTTCCGGCACATCCGGAAAGACATCGAAGATGAACTGGTGCTTCAGAGTCGCCCAGTCCGTATTGGTCGTTTCCATATAGGCATGGTTCGCATAGACAAAGCGCAGGTCCCGATCCAGCGCCATCAGCGGCAGGGACCATTGGTCTGCGACCTGCCGGAACCTCAGATCCGCCCGCGTTTCGGCTTTGGCTGACTCTTCATCCATGATGCGTCTGTCCTCGACTCAAGCTTCCAGGATCATTCCGGACAGACGTTAACCCCGTATGACCGGACCAGGCCGCAAAGCAGCTCTTGCCCTCCGGCGCGCGCGCCTTATGACTGGGGCAATGCCGCAGGATTCCCCCACGCCAAACGATGCTGCCCTGTCCGTTTCGGAGCTGTCAGCCAGCCTGAAGCGAACCGTCGAGACAAATTACGATCATGTTGTGGTGAGAGGCGAGCTTGGCCGGGTGACCATTGCCCGGTCCGGCCACATGTATTGTGACCTCAAGGACGACAAGGCCGTGCTGAACACGGTGATGTGGAAAGGTCAGGTCAATCGCCTGCCGTTCAAGCCGGAGGAAGGGCTTGAAGTGATCGCCACCGGCCGCCTGTCCATCTATGAGGGCCGATCAAACTACCAGATGATTGCCGCCTCCATGCGCCCGGCCGGTGCCGGCGCTCTGATGGCGCTGCTGGAAGAGCGCAAGAAGAAGCTGGCGGCGGAAGGGCTGTTTGATCCTGTCCACAAGAAAAAGCTGCCCTACCTGCCCCGCACCATCGGCGTGGTCACCAGCCCCACCGGCGCCGTCATCCGTGACATCCTGCACCGTATCAGCGACCGGTTCCCGGTGCGCGTCATCGTCTGGCCGGCGCTGGTCCAGGGCGACAGCGCGGCAGGCCAGATCACGGCAGGCATCGAAGGGTTCAACGCCATGACCGGCGCAGACCGCCCCGACGTGCTGATCGTCGCCCGCGGCGGTGGCTCGATTGAAGATCTCTGGCCCTTCAATGAGGAAAATGTCGTCCGCGCAGCCTTCAACAGCGAGATTCCGCTGATCTCTGCCGTGGGGCATGAAACCGACACGACCCTGATCGACTATGTGTCTGATGCCCGCGCGCCAACCCCGACCGGCGCGGCCGAAATCGCGGTGCCCGTTCGCTCCGAATTGCTGCTGATGACGGGAGAGCATGGCGAGCGCCTGAAACGCGCCCTTGCCCGGCGCACCGGCCAGTCTCGTGACAAGCTGGCGGCGGCCCGCCTGCCCCGGCCGGAATCCCTGCTGCAGGCCAAACGCCAGCGGCTCGACTATGCCAGCGCCAGCCTGCCCAAGGCCGCGCTCGCGCTCGTTCAGAAGGCCCGCCTGCGCGTCTCCCGGTTGGCCATCAGTCCGGCCAGCCTCAACGCCGAGATACGGGCCTCGAAACAGCGCCTGCGTGACACTGCCGTCCGCGCGCGTCCGGCCCTCACCCGCCTGATCGAGGCGCGCCGGAATACGCTTGCCGCGCAAGGCAAGCTGCTGGAGACGCTGTCCTACCAGTCCACGCTGAAGCGGGGCTACGCCATCGTGCGGGATCCGGCAGGCAATCTCATTCGCTCTGCCAGTACGGCTGCAGGCGCCCCCAGCTTCAAGGTCAGCTTTGGCGATGGCGATGTCATGGCCCGTCCGGACGGAGAGGCGCCGCCTCCCCCGCCTGCGCCTGCAGCACCCAAAGCAGCAAAACCGGCCAAGCCGAAAACGGACCAGGGCTCCCTGTTCTAGGGAGAATCAGGAAATCGGCACCCCTGACCTCCCCCTACGGAAGGTTCATCCCATCGTTCTTCGCAATGTGCACGCTATTTGATCAACGCTGCACATACGGAAAAAATACAAGACTTTCGACATTCGGTCGAATGTCTGATTTCCTTCATCCGTATACACTCACCCCGTACGAAAAAGAGCATCTTCAACAAGGTTTTGTGATGTTTTCGACGAAAGCCCATCACATTGGGAAATCTGAAATGTTCTCGAATTTCTTGTTGTAAAACTTTGATTTGAGCCACTCTGAACCGCTGAGTAGGCAGCGCCCGACTGCGCACAGTGCGCCTAGTTAACGGGTCAAATCATGAAACATTCCTATCTCACCGCAACGGCAATTGCAGCGCTTGGGCTCTTTGGACAATTGTCCGCTCACGCACAGGAAGCGGGGGCCGAGAAGGCACGCCATCTGGACGTCGTCACCGTGACGACGCAGAAGCAGCAGCAGGCGCTCATCGACGTTCCGATCAACGTGTCTGTGGCCGACCAGGCCCTGATCGACCTGCTCGCGGCCGATGATTTCGAGGACCTCGGCAATTTCGTGCCAGGCCTTCAGGTTCAGGCCCAGAGCCTCAATGCGCCCAGCTATTCCCTGCGCGGCGTCGTCTCCGATGGCGGCACGCCCCGCGTCGCCATGTTCCAGAACGGTGTCGCCATCGGCAACGTCTCCTTCGCCACCAATCTCGCCATCTACGACATGGAGCGCGTCGAAATCGTCAAAGGCCCGCAGGCCACCCTGTTCGGTCAGGGCGCACTGGTTGGCGGCGTGAACTTCATCCAGAACCGCGCCTCCCTGTCCGGCAATTCCGGCGCAGCCTCCATCGAAGGCGGCGACTACAGCTTCGTCCGCGCGGAAAGCCACTACAACTATGTCATCAATGACACGCTCGCCCTGCGCGTGGCCGGCCAGTTGAAGAACATGGACGGCTATGTGCCGAATACGGCCAACTCGCCGGACCTGATGGGACAGGACACGCTTGCCCTGCGCACCGCCCTGCACTGGGAGCCGAGCCCCCAGCTGCGCGCCGACCTGTTCATCAACTATCAGGACGACGACTCCACCGGCACCCAGTTCACTTCCGGCTATTTCGAAGTGAACGGCAAGGTCGATCCGTATGGTGCCACCGCCATGAACGTGAATGACGATCAGGTCCGCGGCAAGCTCGGCAATGACCGTGAACTGTTCTATGTCACCGCCAATGTGGAGTATGACCTGAACGATGACTGGTCGCTGACTTCCCTGACCGACTATCGCAACCTGTTCTCGAACGAGGCATGGGATTCTGATGGCGCCGCCTTCAACCTGCTGCAATTCTACCAGGGACGTCAGGCCAATACGTTCAGCCAGGAATTGCGCCTGAACTATGATGCCGGCGGCAAGCTGTCTGCCTTCTTCGGCGGCAATTATTTCACCGTCAACGGCAAGGACGAACTGCGCTTCTCCACCGATGAGGCCTATGCCCAGTCCCTGTTCGCGCCCAACCTTGCAGGCGCCGCCGGACTGACAGTCGGACAGGTCCAGGGCGCACTCACCCTGGCAGGCGTTCCGGGCGGTGCAAACTTCGGCAGCTTCGACGATCCGCTCCAGTATTCCGCCCTTGCCGCCCTGCTGCAGGGCGCTCTCGTACCGCTCTATGACGAGCATCTGGAACAGCAGATATCGACCAATGATCGCGATACATATGACCTGTTCGGCGACGTGACCTACCAACTGACCGACCGAATCGAACTGACCGGCGGTCTGCGCTATACAAAGGAAGACCTTGCGGCCAGCTCGGTCGGCTATGTGCTGAAGTCCAATCCGTATCTCGGCGGCCTGAACGGCGTCACCCTGGCGCCAACCCTGCTGCTCAGCTCTGAAACGCTGAACAACAAGGCCTCCGCATCGGAAGAAACCGACGGGGCCTTCACCTGGCGACTGAATGCCGCCTATCGCGTGTCCGACAATGTGAACACCTGGGTCGCCTATGGCCGGGGCCGCCGTCCCGAAGTGCTGTCGGCCTCCGGTGCGACCTACAATGTCATCGACGCCGAAACACTGGACAATGTGGAAGCGGGGGTCTTTGCCCGACTCTGGGAAGACCGTGTCCAGATGACCAGCTCGATCTACTATGGCGAATACAAGGACTTCCAGACCACGCGTTTCGACCCGATCAATGGTGTGTTCATCACGGAGAATTCCGGCAACGCCACCCAGTACGGCTTCGAATTCGACGGCCAGGCCCTCATCACCGACAATGTCCGCCTGCTCGGCACCTATGCCTACACGCATTCGGAATATGACGATGAAGACGACAATGGAAACCCGCTCCAATTTGCCGGCAACAGCTTCCGGATCAGCCCGGAGCACAGCTTTTCGCTGGCGGCTGACATCACGATCCCGGCTGGCGAACGTGGCGACTTTTCGATCGTGCCGAGCTATGTGTGGAAGGATCATCACTATTTCGAAGACGACAATGGCTACAATTATGCCGCTGACGGAAATGGTGGGTTTGTCCGGGTCCGTGAGGCCTATCCGGACGGCACCTTTGTCGAGGAAGAGCAGGACGCCTATGGCATCGCCAATCTCCGCATCGGATTCGACAGCGCAGACGATCAGTGGGGGGTCTATTTCCTGGGTGAGAACCTCTTCGATGAGGAATATCTGATCGATGTGGGCAACACTGGCGGTGCTTTTGGCCTGCACACCATCATTCGCGGCAAGCCGCAAATGCTGAAAGCCGGTGCCTACATCAAGTTCTAGGCTGATGTCCTATCGGGGCGGGTCTGAGCTCGCCCCGTCATTTCCAGACAGGATCCTGATCCATGAAGAAATATCTCATCCTCGGCGGCGTGTTGCTGGCGGCCTGCAATCCCGCAGCCGAAACGGTCGCACCCGCGGCGCCCGCAGCTGAAGCGCCAGCAGAGACAGCCCCGGCCGATGCAAGCGACACCGAAGCCGCATTCAAGACGCTGACCGGCGCCCCGCCCATCATCATCGCCCATCGCGGTGCCAGCGGGCTCTATCCCGAACACACGCTGAAAGCCTATCAGGTCGCCATCGACCAGGGCGCCGATTTCATCGAGCCCGATCTGGTGATGACAAGGGATGGTGTGCTGATCGCCAATCATGACGGCTATCTCTCCGATACAACCGACATTGCCGATCACGAAGAATTCGCAGACCGCAAGAGCGTCCGCCAGACACCCCTTGGCGACAAGGAAGACTGGTGGTCTGACGATTTTACGCTCGCCGAATTGAAGACGCTGAACGCCATTCAGCGCGTAGAGGGCCGTCCGCAGGACTTTAATGACCAGTTCCGGATCGCGACCTTTGACGAGATCATTGACCTCGTCGAGGAGAATGCGGCGCAAGGCCGGAAGGTCGGCCTCCATATCGAAGCCAAATGGCCATCCAATTTCTCGGCGGCCGGTCTCGACATGGTGGACCCCATCCTGAACACGATTGAAGAGCGCGGTCTCGTCGAAGCCGGGTTCCCGATCTTCATCCAGTGTTTCGAACCGGACTTCCTCGCCAAGGTCGCCGCCAAAAGCGATCTGCCCCTCGTGCAGAACCTCGTTGGTCCGCCCTATGCTGCCCTGCTCGGCCTGGACATGAAGCTGGAGGATATTCCGACACCAGGCGTCGGTGCCCACAAGGCGATGATCCTGACGCCGGAAGGCGGGACGACAGACTTCGTGGAGCGCGCCCACGCCCTCGGAAAACTTGTACACGTCTACACCGTGCGCGATGACGACCCGGCCGAAGGGTTTGAAACGGCTGAGCAGGAGCTGACCGTCCTGATCGAAGCCGGCGTCGACGGCATCTGGACCGACTATCCCGAGACTGCCGTGACCGTCCGACAGAAAATCGACTAACACGACAGCGCTTCAAAAAGCGAAAGGCCGGCCTCCAGAAAGGAGCGCCGGCCTTTTTCCTGTGCATCTGTCGAGGCGGAGACAGCCTAGCTGATGTCTTCCGACAGAACCGTCATCTGGAACTGGTAGGATGTCTCGCCCTCGTCCACATCCTTGTAGACCACGGCCAGGAATTCCGCGCCGAGATAGCACTCGACGGAATCATCGGTTTTGTCGCGCGCAACCAGGCGCAGGCCCGGGTGCAGTTTTTCCTTGAGATAGGCTTCAAGGCGCAGCGTTTCTTCGCGCTCCATAAATCGGGCTCCTCTGGGGCTTCGGGTTCGCCGCGAACCTAGAGATTTTGACCGGCGTTGCAACCGCAAAGCCTGCAAATCAGCTGCGCGTGCCCGCACCCTCCTTGCGTCCCGTCACAGGGGTCGGATGACCCCGTCCAGGCTTTCGCTGCGGGCATCTGCAGTTCGGGGGACGAAGCTTCCCGATATGGCACAAATCTCGCATCGTTCATCACGACTATTGAACGAAATCAGTGACTTGACCCGGCATATGGCCAGTCTGCCCGACTGGCGAGATTCCCGGGCCTGCAGAAATGGCCACACGCCCATGCCTGATCGCCCCTTGCCCATCACCCGCCGCCTGTCGAGGCGCACGTTGCTGGGCGGCCTCATTCCGGCCCTGTCGCTCGCCGCCTGTTCCCGGCGTGACGAGACCGCCGAGCCGCTGCTTGACCGATTCAGCGTCGGCGAGGGGGCATACCGTCCGGTTGGCACCCTTCAGGACATCCCACCTTCCACCGGCCCGTTCACGGCCAGGTTCGCACCGCATTTCGGCATGTTCGAGGGCCTGGCCGGTCCAGACTTCGTGGACCAGCTGAAATTCGCCCATGATCAGGGGTTCCGTGCCTGGGAAGACAACAGCATGGCCGTGCGCCCGCTCGCCGACCAGATCCGGCTGGGCAACGCAATGCGCGAGCTTGGCATCGAAATGGGCGTCTTCGTTCTGGGAGACAGGCAAGGCTGGCAAAGCCCGACCCTCACATCCGGCGATGCGCAGGCCCGCAGGAACTTCATGGCCCAGGTCGACAATGCGATTGGCGTGGCCGAGCGGACCGGCGCCACCCGGATGACCGTGCTGCCGGGCCTTGCCACGCCCGGATTGCGGCGCCAGTACCAGATGGCCCATATCGTCGATGCCCTGCGCGAGGCCTGCGACCGCATTGCGCCGCACGGGCTGACCATGGTCGTTGAACCGATCAACAATGTCGATTTTCCAGGTGTGTTTCTCAATCGGACGTCGGACGGCTTCCTGATCAGCAAGGCCGTCGACCGGCCGGAGTGCAAGCTGCTGTTCGACATCTACCACCAGCAGATCATGGACGGGAACATCATCCGGGACATGGATGCGTGCTGGTCGGAGATCGCCTACTTCCAGCTCGGCGATCATCCTGGCCGGAACAAGCCGCATACGGGCGAGACCAATTATGCCAATGTGCTGCAGCATGTCTGGAAGAAGGGCTATCGCGGCGTGCTGGGGATGGAGCATGGCGTGACCTCGATCGACCCGGCGGCAGAGGAAGACCTGATCCTCACCTATCGCCGTCTGGATGGCCTTCTGAAGTCGATCTAGCGAGTCACGCGCCGCTCAGGTGCGCCCGGTCTCCACCGTGCAGTGCGCCGACAAGTCCTCCAGCACGGTTTCGAACCGGGCCGGCAACAGGCGCTGCAGCTCCGCCTTGTCGATCTGGTCACACGCCATCAGGGACAGGACCATGGCGGTCTCGTCCTGAATGGTCTGCATGGCATCCAGCGCTTCCCGGCTGGCGCCGGCCTGCATCAAGGCGGCGGCATTCTCCCGCGCCGCGATGTGGCGTACTGTCAGGTTCCACGCCAGCGGCAGGATGTCATCAATGCGCTGCGTGTGTTCCAGCGCGGCCGGCCAGTCTTCGTCCAGCACATGGATGAACCCGATATTCTCTTCCGTGTAGGCCACACCGACCTGCGTTGCGCCGCGCTCGGCCCGGATACGTGCCGCCGTGCGCAGCTCCGACAGGGCTTCCTGCAGCGCCTCTTCATACAAGCGGCCTTCCGGCAATTGCCTTTGCGCCGCCAGCGCCACCAGCGTCGTGCCGACGCCATGGTGGGCCATCTGCTCCTGCTCCAGAGTGATGTCTTCGGGGTCCGCCCCGATCAGGTGCGCCGCTTCGCTGAAGGCGCGATAGGCCAGCAGCGCATCCCCGCGCTTGCGCAGGCACTGCCCCTTCCAGAGCAGCAGCATCGGCGCGTCCAGATCCCGCGCCGTGGCCTGGTTCACATAGTCCACGACGGTCGAGCATCCGCGGTTCCAGATCAGGGACGCGTCATTGGCTTCGCGATATTCCAGCATGGCCAGACCGGCTGCGCCCATCGCCTGGTCGGGCAGCGCGTCCGCCGCCATCAATTGCTGGAATGCCGCGCGCACATCGCTGGATTCAACTTCCCCGCCCCAATCGTTCAGGGCCGCCTGCAGCAACAGGTGTTCCTCATCCCTCAACAAACGGACATCGCCATCATCGGCGCGTAACACCATGCTCACCACCTGGGAGGTGACATCATTCATCGGCTTGCCCAATACGTGACTGCGGGCAATGTTGACTGCGCGGTCCTTGTAGGCCGCGATCTGCCGGGCCGAGCCCGCCTGCTGCAATTCGCGCGACAGTTCGGCCTGGCGACGCGCCGCCTCGTTCTCCTCGCGGATCGCGACCAGTTGCGCCTGGGTCGATTCGCGCTGGCGGCTCGCCTCTCCGGCGACGATGCGCAGATTGATCTCGTTGAGACGGGCCTGATGGGCATATTCCGATTTCAGTCCCTGCAGGGCCATGTAGAAATAGATCACGCTGCCGACAGCGATGACGGCCGCAGTTACCAGAAGCACGGCAAGCGCGCGGATCAGGAAACGGAACGCCTTCTGCTCTCCCTGCAATTCCCGCAGCAGATCAAGAGAGGTGACCGGGCTCTGGGCGGAGTCGGAAACGGGGCTCATGCGACAGGCCTTTCTGACAGGATGGGCCGGTCGCTGCCGTCCCAGACCGAGGGGCCGAACACCGGCTCCAGCAGGAGGCGCAGTCCCGTGTCGGAATCCTCCTCGCGGATGAAGGCTTCCGCAATCAGCAGCTTGATGCGCATCTGGCGCTTGCGCCACATCCGCAGGGCGGCGCCGATGGCCGTGGCCACGAAGAAATTGGACGCGCCGATCATGCGCTCGGGATTGTCGGCGAACAGGTCTTCCCCCACCGGCAATGGATAATGGCCCAGCAGGGTCGACACGAAGACGCTGAACGAAACCAGCGCCATGAAGATGGCCCCCAGCAGCAAGTACCTGTTGAGCCGGGCTTCCGATTTGAGCTCGGCCCGGTGGTGGCTGATCAGGGGGCTGATCGTCTTCATGCCCTACTCCCCATCCCGCGCGACCCGGAAGCCAATTCCGTCATCGCGCCCGGTATCCGGGAAGGCGTCCCGGAAGGCCGAACGGACATAGGAGGGAATTTTCTCCCAGCTGCCACCCCGCACAGCCCGGCTGCGACAGCCCTGCTCGTCATACACGCTCGCCGCACCGAACCGGCCGAGATAACTCCGCACGCTGCAGTCCGCGACCCATTCCGCGACGTTGCCATGCATCTCATGCAGGCCGAATCCATTCGCGGGATAATAGCCGGCCGGCATGGGCCGCCGGGGCCAACTGCCCTTGGGGCCATTGTTGTAGATGCGCCCGGCATTGAAGTTTGCCTGCTGGTCACTCAGCGTCTCTCCGGTGTGAAACGGCGTGCGGGTTCCCGCGCGGGCCGCATATTCCCATTCCGCCTCGCTCAGCAGGCGATAGGGTTCGCCCTCCACGCGAGTGTTCAGCCAGTCAACATAGGCCATCGCCTCGACCCAGGTAATGTTGATCACGGGCAGGCCCGGTTGCTGCCATTGCTGGCTGCGGGTTTCCTGGGCGGCCTTGTTGCCTGCGCAGCCTCCATCCGCGATGCAGGCGTCCAGCTGGGCCCAGGTAATCTCCGTCGCCGAAGCGGCAAAGGGCGCAAGGGTGGCCCGCCATTGCGGACCTTCATTGTCCTTGCGTTCGGCCTCACTCTCGGGCGATCCCATCAGGAACTCACCGCCTGGAATGGCCACCATTTCCGGACAATCGGTACAGTCGCGGAATGTGCGCTCCTCAATGGATCCGCCAGCCGCGGCCGCGGTGAAAGCGGCGCGGCGCAGCAGGGTCGACACCTCGGTAAATCCCGGCGCAATGTCTTCACTGGCGGGCGTGCCGGGCGTATCTCCCGCGCTGCGGGCAGCGGACGTGCGAGCGCCGTGCGGCGGCAGCCGCGAAGTTGAGGTGACCGGTACGGGCTGGGGCGCCGCGCCGCCATTGCAGCCGGCAAAGCAGAAATCGGCGCCGGTCAGGCCGGAATTGTAGAAAGGCGTCTGCAGGCCATTGGTCGACTGGTTCACACGGTCGGCAACCCGTTTGAACACCTGTTCGGCGATCAGATTCTGCTGCTGGATCGTGTCGGACAGGGCGACGGCAAATGTGGAGTGGCGGCCTTCCCCATCATAGGCGACATAGCCGGGCGCTGTGGAATAGGAGATCAACAGGCCACGCGCCGGCTTCACCTCCGCAAGCCCCCCGGCCGCACTGCGTGTGGCGCTGGGCAGCGGATTGTCCCGGCATGCGTCCAGGATCACGAAATTGACGGCATTCCCGGCATGCTCGACATAGCGCAGCGCATCGCCCAGGCGCGGTGCCTGTCGCCAGATATCCTGTTCGGAGCGGGCATTCGCATCGACCGGCACCAGATAGTTCAGCCCCTGTGACTGCACCCCATGTCCCGCATAATAGATCAGCCCCACCGCACTCGCCCCGGCCGCTTTCAAACGGGCCCCGTGCGCGGCAAAGGCCGTTTCCATCTCGTCTTCGGTACCGTCGATCACGAGGTCCACCGTGAAGCCGACCGTGCTCAACGTGTCCGCCATCAATTGGGCATCGCGGGCCGGATTGGGCAATTGCCAGCCGGTTTGCTGATAGTTGGAATTGCCGATGACCAGCGCATAGCGCGGCGCGTCAGCCGGTTGCGACAGGGCGAGTGGCCCCAGCATCAGGCAAAACAGGGCTGAAACAATGGTCCGAAGCATGGCGGGCGTCCCCTTCCGCAAGTCGCGACATCCCTCCCCAGCGCGCTGCGTTAACTAACCCCAATTCCCGGCACGAGAAAAGGGGTCAGTTGGATCGGCCCGTCCGGGCCAGGGGGTCAGGCCGCGCCGGGGCGCTGGGCAACATCGGGCTGGGCAGCGAGCAGTTTCGCCTGCCCGACCCAGTCGTCCCGCAGGATCCGGCCCTTGAAGTGTTCCAGTTTGTCGTCGACCCACTGGATTTCGTCTGGCCCCCATTCGGCAATCTGCCAGAAATAATAGACGCCGATCTCGTTCAGCAATTCGGCCAGCATCGGGCCGATGCCGTTGACCCGTTCCAGATCGTCCTCCTGCCCGAAGGCCGCTTCGACCAGCAGGTTGGCCTTGTCATCCGGCCGCATGGCCTGACGCACAGGGTCCTGCCCCCGCAGGATCTCCACGCTGCGCACTGTGGTCGTGGGTTGCGGCGCTGGCGGGGGTGGAGGCGGTGGAGGCGGCGGCGGGGCGGCCGGGGTTTCGTTCACGGTCGTCTGGGTGAACCGCGCCTGCGACAGGGGCACACGCTGGCTGATATCGATATCCGTGCGGGCATACGCCGTTTCCTGCAGCGTGCGCACCATGTGATGCATCGCCGCCATGCCGTACTCGATGGAGGTCAGCCGGTCTTCCACGGCGCCCATGTTCAGGCGCGCTTCCATCTTGCGCAGGGAATTGGTGATGCTCGACAGGTCCGGGTCCTGCAGCGTGACCACCGTTTCCTGCAGGGCGGCCAGACGGCGCTCCAGCGGTGCCACATCCGGCAGCGCCTGCATGTCGATGCGCAGGGTTGCCAGCGAGGATTCGAGATTTGCCAGACGCGCCTGAAGGGGCGAGAAATCGACCGGCGTGCGATCCAGCGTCGAGACATGAGCCTCCAGCGAGGCCAGTTTGGAATGCAGCGCCGCCGTGCCGCCTTCCAGATCCGCCAGCTTGTTGTTGGTGACCCGCACGTGGTCTGGCGCCGTTTTCAAATCGCGCTCGATCTGACGCAGCGTTTCCGTGATCGGCCCGAAATCCGGCTCCGGAAGTGACAGCTCGCCAATGGCGGTTTCCAGCTTGGCCAGGCGGTCGCGAAGACTGTCGACATCCGGCACGCGCAGGGAGGCAAGCGAGGATGACAGGGTCTGCAGACGAATGGTCATGCTTTCATTGTCCGCCTTGCGCTGCGCGTCGAGCCGTTCGGCAAACTCGGCCAGCCGGGATTCCATCTGGCCGAAATCGCTGCGGATCGGCTCGAGGTCGGTCATCGGCAGGTCGAGATTCTCGATGGCCAGTTCCAGCCGCGCCAGCCCGCTGTGAATCGGGCCGAGGTCCGGTTCCGGCATCTGCGCCGGTTCCGAATTGACCAGAACATTCACATTGTCCTCGATCCGGGACAGACGGCCTTCGATATCCTCTAGGTCGGTGTTCTTCAGCTGGCCCACGGCCAGGTCCAGGTCGGACAGGCGCGACAGGACCGGGTCGAAGCCGGCACCGCTGTCGGTCAGCCGGGCCTCGATCGCATCAAGACGTGCATGCAGGGGCGAAATGTCCGGAAGCGGCAGGCTGGTCAGCCGGTCACCGATACTGTGAATATTGGCATGGAACTCATCGCGCGTGACCGGCGATGGCAGCGCCGAAATGCGCTCCTCGATCATGGAGAAATACGACGCGATTTCGTCGCGTGACACGGCCGGCAGGGCGTCGGCTTCGGCGCTCTCATCCATCAGCGTTTCGTAGGTTTCGGTGACATCCTCATAGCGGTTCCGGAACCACCAATAGGCCAGCGCAGCGCCTGCCAGGGCGGCAAGCAGCATCA is a window from the Hyphomonas sp. genome containing:
- a CDS encoding TonB-dependent receptor gives rise to the protein MKHSYLTATAIAALGLFGQLSAHAQEAGAEKARHLDVVTVTTQKQQQALIDVPINVSVADQALIDLLAADDFEDLGNFVPGLQVQAQSLNAPSYSLRGVVSDGGTPRVAMFQNGVAIGNVSFATNLAIYDMERVEIVKGPQATLFGQGALVGGVNFIQNRASLSGNSGAASIEGGDYSFVRAESHYNYVINDTLALRVAGQLKNMDGYVPNTANSPDLMGQDTLALRTALHWEPSPQLRADLFINYQDDDSTGTQFTSGYFEVNGKVDPYGATAMNVNDDQVRGKLGNDRELFYVTANVEYDLNDDWSLTSLTDYRNLFSNEAWDSDGAAFNLLQFYQGRQANTFSQELRLNYDAGGKLSAFFGGNYFTVNGKDELRFSTDEAYAQSLFAPNLAGAAGLTVGQVQGALTLAGVPGGANFGSFDDPLQYSALAALLQGALVPLYDEHLEQQISTNDRDTYDLFGDVTYQLTDRIELTGGLRYTKEDLAASSVGYVLKSNPYLGGLNGVTLAPTLLLSSETLNNKASASEETDGAFTWRLNAAYRVSDNVNTWVAYGRGRRPEVLSASGATYNVIDAETLDNVEAGVFARLWEDRVQMTSSIYYGEYKDFQTTRFDPINGVFITENSGNATQYGFEFDGQALITDNVRLLGTYAYTHSEYDDEDDNGNPLQFAGNSFRISPEHSFSLAADITIPAGERGDFSIVPSYVWKDHHYFEDDNGYNYAADGNGGFVRVREAYPDGTFVEEEQDAYGIANLRIGFDSADDQWGVYFLGENLFDEEYLIDVGNTGGAFGLHTIIRGKPQMLKAGAYIKF
- a CDS encoding glycerophosphodiester phosphodiesterase family protein; its protein translation is MKKYLILGGVLLAACNPAAETVAPAAPAAEAPAETAPADASDTEAAFKTLTGAPPIIIAHRGASGLYPEHTLKAYQVAIDQGADFIEPDLVMTRDGVLIANHDGYLSDTTDIADHEEFADRKSVRQTPLGDKEDWWSDDFTLAELKTLNAIQRVEGRPQDFNDQFRIATFDEIIDLVEENAAQGRKVGLHIEAKWPSNFSAAGLDMVDPILNTIEERGLVEAGFPIFIQCFEPDFLAKVAAKSDLPLVQNLVGPPYAALLGLDMKLEDIPTPGVGAHKAMILTPEGGTTDFVERAHALGKLVHVYTVRDDDPAEGFETAEQELTVLIEAGVDGIWTDYPETAVTVRQKID
- a CDS encoding HWE histidine kinase domain-containing protein, producing MDEESAKAETRADLRFRQVADQWSLPLMALDRDLRFVYANHAYMETTNTDWATLKHQFIFDVFPDVPERRDPVEAKFRRVFAGEQTRLDAQPYELKMPDGSISTRVWQTIQDPLCDETGRVTHMIQRAEDITAQMELKRQNEFMESELAHRIRNMFAVIMATSRISGAVAEDTKTFIHDFNDRLASMSRVYTKLTENDWRGLDLRQVMQDELDAVTRRSRHRYTLEGRSVILTVKASKDAAMIIHELAANARKYGAFRYPNGHVTVKWEVSDQVLTAVWTESGVGVVPEPERKGFGTMLFDMFPKLTMKREFGPDGVQVTIRVPLLKSPIDPPVS
- the xseA gene encoding exodeoxyribonuclease VII large subunit, with protein sequence MPQDSPTPNDAALSVSELSASLKRTVETNYDHVVVRGELGRVTIARSGHMYCDLKDDKAVLNTVMWKGQVNRLPFKPEEGLEVIATGRLSIYEGRSNYQMIAASMRPAGAGALMALLEERKKKLAAEGLFDPVHKKKLPYLPRTIGVVTSPTGAVIRDILHRISDRFPVRVIVWPALVQGDSAAGQITAGIEGFNAMTGADRPDVLIVARGGGSIEDLWPFNEENVVRAAFNSEIPLISAVGHETDTTLIDYVSDARAPTPTGAAEIAVPVRSELLLMTGEHGERLKRALARRTGQSRDKLAAARLPRPESLLQAKRQRLDYASASLPKAALALVQKARLRVSRLAISPASLNAEIRASKQRLRDTAVRARPALTRLIEARRNTLAAQGKLLETLSYQSTLKRGYAIVRDPAGNLIRSASTAAGAPSFKVSFGDGDVMARPDGEAPPPPPAPAAPKAAKPAKPKTDQGSLF